One stretch of Juglans microcarpa x Juglans regia isolate MS1-56 chromosome 3D, Jm3101_v1.0, whole genome shotgun sequence DNA includes these proteins:
- the LOC121254411 gene encoding phosphate transporter PHO1 homolog 1-like, which translates to MVKFSKQFEGQVVPEWKYAYVDYWQLKKDIKKIHLPNIDNTPTKEQNNYLPNTLFSSLMNFSLFGHQHRNHEAIHVHKKLSSSASKGDMYETELLDQFADTDATKEFFACLDLQLNKVNQFYKAREKEFLDRGESSKKQIEILLELKTAFQQQGKGAIASEDSSISCTISSDEESVKDRTEEEQLQDNRADDTEKNDVPFMDSPRSDDMGKSMRMKKEDEKMRTLSGPVINCQGKNLRINIPLTTPSLTFSAISYLVWEDLVNPSSRKCGPEGRKLHVNRTTLHHAEKMIRGAFVEIYKGLGYLKSYRNLNILAFIKILKKFDKVTGKQVLPIYLKVVESSYFNSSDKVMKLEDEVEELFIKHFAEEDRRKAMKYLKPQQHKDSHSVTFFIGLFTGCFLALFAGYVIMARMMHVYRPASHSVYMETVYPVFSMFSLLFLHFFLYGLNVFAWRKARINYSFIFELNPTKELKYRDVFLICTTSLTAVMGVMFVHMSLIAKGHSYEQVKAIPGLLLLVFLALLVCPFNIFYRSSRYRFLSVIRNIILSPLYKVVMLDFFMADQLCSQVPMLRNLEYVACYYITGSYKTEDYMHCKEARHYRDLVYAVSFLPYYWRAMQCARRWFDEGQTSHLVNLGKYVSAMFAAGAKVAYEKDGGAGWLCLLVVMSSAATVYQLYWDFVKDWGLLQMNSKNPWLRNELMLRQKFIYYLSMGLNLILRLAWLQTVLHSKFEHVDDGVTYLFLAALEVTRRGLWNFFRLENEHLNNAGKFRAVKTIPLPFHEVDEED; encoded by the exons atggtgAAGTTCTCTAAGCAGTTTGAAGGCCAGGTTGTGCCTGAATGGAAATACGCTTATGTTGATTATTGGCAACTCAAGAAAGACATCAAAAAAATCCATCTCCCTAACATTGACAACACACCCACCAAGGAACAGAACAACTATTTACCCAACACCCTCTTTTCCTCCCTTATGAACTTCTCTTTATTTGGCCACCAACATAGAAACCATGAAGCAATTCAT GTTCATAAGAAACTCTCTTCATCGGCAAGTAAGGGGGATATGTATGAGACTGAACTGCTTGATCAGTTTGCGGATACTGATGCTACCAAAGAATTTTTTGCATGCTTGGACCTGCAACTTAACAAAGTGAATCAGTTCTACAAAGCAAGGGAGAAAGAGTTCCTGGATAGAGGGGAGTCCTCCAAGAAACAAATAGAGATCCTGCTTGAGCTCAAAACAGCATTTCAACAACAGGGCAAAGGAGCTATTGCCTCGGAGGATTCCTCTATTTCATGCACCATATCAAGTG ATGAGGAATCTGTCAAGGACAGAACTGAAGAAGAACAGCTGCAAGACAACAGAGCAGATGACACAGAGAAAAATGATGTCCCATTTATGGACTCTCCTAGATCAGATGACATGGGAAAATCGATGCGgatgaaaaaagaagatgagaaaatgagGACACTCTCAGGACCTGTTATCAATTGCCAAGGAAAGAACTTGAGGATAAACATTCCTCTGACAACACCCTCTCTCACCTTCTCTGCAATTAGTTATTTAGTCTGGGAAGATTTGGTGAATCCGTCTTCAAGAAAATGCGGTCCAGAAGGCCGTAAGCTTCATGTTAACCGAACAACGTTGCATCATGCAGAGAAGATGATCAGAGGAGCTTTTGTTGAGATCTACAAAGGGTTAGGCTACCTCAAATCTTACAG gAACTTGAACATTCTAGCTTTTATAAAGATTTTGAAGAAGTTCGACAAA GTCACTGGAAAACAAGTTCTTCCCATTTATCTCAAAGTAGTAGAGAGCTCCTATTTCAACAGTTCAGACAAG GTGATGAAATTAGAGGATGAAGTTGAAGAACTATTTATTAAACACTTTGCCGAAGAAGACCGCAGAAAGGCCATGAAATACCTTAAGCCACAACAGCATAAAGACTCGCACTCTGTTACCTTCTTCATTG GGCTATTCACTGGATGTTTCTTGGCGCTTTTTGCCGGATATGTTATTATGGCTCGCATGATGCATGTGTACAGACCGGCATCACATTCAGTTTACATGGAGACAGTCTATCCTGTATTCAG TATGTTCAGCCTGCTGTTTTTACACTTCTTTCTGTATGGCTTGAATGTTTTTGCATGGAGAAAGGCTCGTATAAACTACAGCTTCATCTTCGAGCTAAATCCAACCAAGGAGCTTAAGTACAGAGATGTTTTCTTGATCTGTACCACCTCACTGACTGCTGTGATGGGGGTCATGTTTGTTCATATGTCACTAATAGCTAAAGGGCATTCTTATGAGCAAGTCAAAGCTATCCCTGGTCTTCTGTTATtg GTCTTCTTGGCTTTACTTGTGTGCCCCTTCAATATTTTCTATCGATCAAGCCGTTATCGTTTCCTTAGTGTGATAAGGAACATCATTTTATCACCTCTCTACAAG GTTGTCATGCTGGACTTTTTCATGGCTGATCAACTATGTAGTCAG GTGCCAATGCTCAGAAATCTAGAATATGTGGCGTGTTACTATATAACTGGGAGCTATAAAACCGAGGACTATATGCATTGCAAGGAGGCCAGGCATTACCGGGATCTTGTTTATGCAGTTTCTTTTCTACCATATTACTGGAGGGCAATGCAG TGTGCCCGGCGGTGGTTCGATGAGGGCCAGACAAGCCACCTTGTCAATCTAGGCAAATATGTATCAGCCATGTTCGCAGCAGGAGCAAAAGTGGCCTACGAGAAAGATGGTGGTGCTGGATGGCTCTGTCTTCTTGTGGTCATGTCCAGTGCTGCAACAGTGTACCAATTGTATTGGGACTTTGTAAAGGACTGGGGTTTGCTCCAAATGAATTCCAAGAACCCCTGGCTTAGGAATGAATTAATGCTTCGGCAAAAGTTCATTTACTACTTGTCTATG GGATTAAACCTTATTCTCAGGCTTGCTTGGTTGCAAACTGTTCTTCACTCAAAATTTGAACATGTTGATGATGGAGTCACTTACCTATTTTTAGCAGCCCTTGAAGTCACTAGGAGAGGGCTGTGGAATTTTTTCAG GTTGGAGAATGAGCATCTAAATAATGCAGGCAAGTTTAGAGCAGTTAAGACAATACCACTTCCTTTTCATGAAGTGGATGAGGAAGATTAA